The Lycium barbarum isolate Lr01 chromosome 4, ASM1917538v2, whole genome shotgun sequence nucleotide sequence ACTACTAAACTAATCACAAATAATGCAGGAGAAAGGGTTTCAATCAAATCAAATATTCTTATATTCGAAATACGCATACCCCTTCCACTCTTTTATTGACTCAATACTTCGTTAAAAATGTATTTaagaaaaatattctttttctttttgtcaaAGCTCACTGGATTAAGTAATATGTATGCAACTTTATTTAGTGCAAACTGAACCTTTAACACCATTAGCTAGGAAGAACACCGACACATAAATTTTATACAATATTTGACCAGAATTTGACTAAACTAAAGGTGCATCCCAACGTGTTACATAAGGAAAAACATTGTGTGATTGTTGGATTTTCCGTAATTTTCTCCATCTCTCTATGTAAATAAGCCAATATTGGTTCGCATTAGACAACATCTTCACCATCTAGATTATTTCGTAAGTGAATTTTCTAACAAAGTTTTTTATGCATTAATATctaatccatatataatataaagctaggcaaaaaaagagtgatgtggcacctctctttggccaaggatcacatttatttttttctcattttttgggcatttttcttaaatttttctaCTTATATTCTATATTATAAAACCTAGAAGTAAATTTTTAATCACATTAATTCTCTTAATTACCATGTCTTTTTCAGTTTAGAAAGTTGAAAAGTCAATGTCATTAATTTAGTGATTAATTATGCAATAAAACAATATTACAACGTAGAAATATGGGGCTTCTCCAACAGCCAACCAACTAAGAACGTCCTCCTCTCTTTGCCCTTATTTTTCTTCCTCCAGATGTTCTTGAACGGGTAATTATGCATTTCATTAGTGTTAGTTAAATTTCTCACTAGCATAATATTGAAATTTTGCATATTTTGTGGGtggtttttattttcttttgacgtctgataatgatgattaaattACCCATCCACGTGTTTTGTTCAAAAGGTCTTGCCAATAGCAAAGTTGTCTTAAAATTTGgctaatcttaaaaaaaaaaaaaaaaaaatctaacttcATAAAACATGTCTTTCTCCATATTTTGTATGTTAACATGAGTAGGTGAAAGAGTGCAGTGGCAACATTTGGCATCATTGATCACATTCAGGGTCATCATCTACTTCATATAATATTTATATATCCCTTTTCAATGAATACCATATATAATATTTTTAGAGTTAATTCTCATAGTTGTTCTAGCATATTATACATTGAATAAAGCATGCTTTTACTATAGGCCGTTAGAAGTTAGTTTGATGATATCAATTAAAATGCGATTTtgctttttcattttcttttattgtCATTTCTTGTAATACCTGGATCTAACTACAGTTCTATTTGTAagtatttttgtttttttccctGTCTGATTCAGGTCCAAAAAATATGATTCCACTATCCATTCTAGCTCTTCGGGTTATTTGTACGTTATTTTATTCAATATTGTTTCTTTCTTTTGCCCTACCATTTAGTACTGTATTACATTTTATGATGATAAAATTATAATGCATAATTAATTTATAACGATGGCTTGGTTCTTATTATATTCCCAACAGTTTATCCTCTAATTAATCTGTTTATTTCTTATATTCTAGTTGTTTGGattcttattcttattctaaTTAACTGGGATAACTAATGAGGAGGTAATTTAATGTTTCTCATGTTTCCAGCTCTTATATATTTTTTAAGTAATTTTTAATGGTTGAGTACTTTCTTATTCCTATTTTTAGTCCAACAATTTTACTACAAATAACTTTTATGCACTAAATAGAAAAATTGTATAGTAAAGAGGTTGGTAACAAAATTAACTCATGGGATCACTGGGATTATCCAACATGACCTTCTATGAGGGATTTCTCCGTTAATTCTCGAGGCTCAAATTCGAGATTTTTAGCTACATATGGAAGAACCATCTCATTACATTCTTCGATGACGTTTTTTGCTATAcgatataaatatataatatttgtGATTAATTCAAATTCACTTTCATTATTTTTCACCTTACTGATGTGTCGTGACATGTACAACAATTATATTTTTgtagttttattttgttttatgtaATTTGCTGGTTTTATATATTGATAGTGGCATTAAAATAAGATTTTGAACAAGTAGAACATGGAAAACTATATAGTGAAACATTTATTgtgtaaagaaaaataaagaaatgtATAGATTCTTTTCGttcctttttatatttaaaaataaatctaCTTTCGTCGGTGTTGTAATGTTGCAATTTTTGTCTCTTTTGTATACAATCATAGGGATCAACGAGGAGGACTGTATATTAGGGCTGGACATAAATATCGAAAATCGAAAAATCGGATCGAATCGAATCGAACTGAATTTcaagaaaccgaaaccgaaagaaccgaactaatttggttcagtgttcggtgtccaccttcaaaaaatcgaaaccgaaatagccgaacctaACTTTGATGAAACcaaaccgaaatttaatacatcaCCCAAAACAATTAAAATAATCCAGGCtcattaagtttaagcccaaaataaacccaattgtaacaagccctcttttgtttttgtatccctaattttccacttcaattgagaaaatcaaatatccttaacaaagataGGTGACTAgaatgtgtctttaggattaatgtatgtccttcatgtattttcttaattattcttactgtatgtatataacacctagtaatcctatattatggttatggttttctgttcttgtgtatcccgtttatttgattttgatttcagtTTGTcacttttatgttttattgcttttgagaatatgaattagtgtaaatggaatcgcttctaatattatatcaaaaaaaccgaattgaaaaaaccgaaactgaactgaaccgaacttcaaaaaactaAAACCGAAAGAACcatcggtgttcggtgtccaccttcaaaaaatcgaaaccgaaataatcgaaccgaagtttgataaaaccgaacgtcCACCCCTACTTATATACTATTTCGTGGAAGTTTTGTTAAGTTTTAATTAAGATAGAGGAACAAGTAATTGGTTCCGCTTCAATTTGTTATTCCAAATATATGTCcattaaattcataaattttGTGGACAAGCAAAAATTCAATCATTCAGTGATTATTAAAGTGGTCACAGGTTTGGAGATGTAGATaattatcactttcttatatttttatTCTCACCTTTCTAAAATATCGGAGACAATATAATTTTAATATTGTTGACAAATGTATTtcttgatttactattttataaATGACGTAAAAAAACGTTAATATTGAATATTATATCTCCCAATGATAAATTTATAGATGCTATCTTCATTTTCAGGGGCTCTAACCTTTCCAAAGAAGAATTCATTTAGCTAACCGCGGTAAACGCGGATTTATTCTCTAGTATTAACTTTAATTTTCCGGTTAGACATGACAGTTATTACTGAGGAGGAGCTTATAGCCTATTATTTTAAGAAGAATATAATTTTAGAGGACGGTAGTTAGTAAATATTCTATCAGACACATCATGCAATGATATAAAGTGTGATTCAAGTACCGTCTCAATTTATACTTTGTGCTTAGTATTAACTTTTGTTATTCTTTTACATAATAAATGAAACATCCTAATAATAGTCGACTCTTAGGTGACCTTTTAGAAAAGTACCTAAAATTAATTGAAGTGTGTCGATATCAAAGAAAAATCAAGCTTATTTGAACGATTTCCAAAAGGTCAAATTCTGATTATATGCAGTACAAAATACAGAAAAATTGatgtaatattttttttcttttagataACTGATTGAATCGAACCATTTACACCCCTAGAAATATATGATGACGAAATTGACTCTCTAAGTTCAAACCACACTGACTTTACATATGTGTGTAAGAGAAATAGCgctagaaaaagaagaagaaattatTTTGAAATTATCGAAATCGTAtatgaaaaataagtatttttgaaTAGTAGTGGAAGCTGCTTTTCATAAGCTGAAAGAAATAGCTTTCTCCTAATTACACATTTGAGAGCTTAGTCAAGCACAAATTACTGTTGTAATATTGACAACAGTATTTTTTAAATTCGTTAACCGAACACAAATTGCGAATCCCCAAAAGAACTTTTTTGCTTTTGacaaaaacacttttcaaaataaacagATTTTAAAAGATTGACCAAACACATTGTTGTCTCTCTAGAGTAAGTCCGTCCTTTGATTGGAATAtagttccatattatgtttatgAGTATGTAGGTACCATGTACAGCTAGAAGATGCTGATACAACGCTTATTAATTAGAACTCTCCAGCTAGCTCAAAAAGTATAAGAATCTAAAGAATTTCTTCTTAACGGTTTGTAAATTAGCCAAAAAGAAACCACCATCGATCTCAAGTGCAATACTGCACTAACACTAATGTGTAGATGTTTTAAGTGTCAACCGTCAATGCCCATATATATCTAGCTGTTTCAGAAATCGACTTTTTCATATATTCCCTTCTTTTGTTCCTCTTTGATTCCTTTACATCCTTTTCTACTTTTTTTAATAGGGAATAAATAAGAAGGGATAATATTAGCATTCAAGATATGTGGCTTAATAGTCAATTTCCAACGTATGTTTTTATCGGAAAACCATCGAAAATCTGATATTTTGGCAGAGAATAGGTAGAAAACATTTTTGACACACCAATTTCAATGAATTCCTTTGGAAAATTTCATTGAAAATTCACATTTTTTAGTAATGATTTTGGAGATTAGGATTTAAATTATAGGTGAAAGAAGAAATGCAAGATGATTCCTTCTTATCTGCCTAGTTGTGTTGGTGGAGTGAGCAGATATATGATGTAATATAATCAAGATGTACCTCTAACAtcactataaaaataaaaaataaaaagtaagtTAATTAATATTTACACGTTTCTTGCAATTAGCCAATAAGAAGCAACCAAGAAAGTGGAGTATATATACCTCTCTTCCCTTAGTTGATCCCATTTCATATTTATTCTTTTGGGAGTATATATACCCCTTACTAGTGTCTTCTTCCCCTCAAAATATTTCCAATTCACTCTCAAAATTAAGCCTATTATGTCAATGGCTAAAGTTTACCCTACCAAATCAAACCTAagtacaatttcttcttcttcttcttcttctattaaTTCCTCTAACTGTTATGTGAGCCCAAGTAGAGAAATATTCACTTTGTGGATGAAATCTCTAGTCTACCATGGAAATGGATGCACTGTTTACGACTCAAAAGGCCAAATTATTTATCGAATTGACAACTACAACATAAAACGTAGCAAAGAAGTCCATCTCATGGATTCCAATGGCAGAGTGCTCTTTTCTATTCGAAATAGGGTAAGCATAGGTTGGCCCCTCACCTGCCGGACTGATTCTTTTTTACGAGCCGAGCATGTAAAAACTATATATTTTATTATAACCCGAACACATGAAACTTCTTTCTGATAATTATTGGCGACAAGTCTTGAATTCAGAACGTTGTCTGCTTTGATaccattaccaaaaaaaaaattagaacaacTTATGTCGCTAAACAGTAAAAGCCGTCACTAATTCTTTTTGATAACAGATTAGCGATGGATTATCAAATAATCTTGTTAGCTACGAGCTATATTATATTAGCGACGAATTTtgtaactaattttttttttttaagtgtacATGTTGTGTGACCACTTTATCTAAAAAATTAAATTGTTAAGAAAttacatttttatttatttaattatatcttCAACGTTCGATGCTAACATATTTTCTGGTTTTTTCTCCTCAGAAAGTTCCAGTTTTTGGACATTGGGATGGCTATAAATGGAGTTATGATGGAGTGACTAGTAAGGAGCTACCATGGTTTCAAGTGAGGAAAATTCACAAAGTCCGTAGAGGAGATAATACGAGCTATTATAATGTTATATTGGGATGTAATTCTGAAGCTAGTAGCTATAACATTATCCTTGGCACAACATCAATTAAGATTGTGAACCAAACAGGCAGACTTGTTGCAGAGGTTAGTCACTACCCTTTTGACATAATTAATCTATCGAATCACCTAAAAGATAATTATATGTAAATGTTCGTAGAAAAGTTGGATTAGTAATCTGAAAACAAGACAGATTACATGTTACGACTAGTTATATAAGATACACTTACTCGTGTCGAAAAAAGCATACATTGTCGGTGTTTATAAGTTATTATTTTTTCTCTAATAGTGCTTGTGACTTTGTGTTTATTATCAGGTAAAACAAAAACAAGCAAGTTCAGGAGTACTTTTCGGAAATGATGTATTAACATTGGTGGTGGAACCTCATGTTGATCACTCATTAGTTATGGCTCTTGTCACTGTTTGTGGTCTCATCCATCACAGAATTTGATTTTATTAGTATCAAGAGTAATAAGTTTAATTTTTTCCTAGTCACTTTTTCTGTTTAATAATCGTAATTTCTTGGAAACAGGAAAAAGAGAACTTAATTATAGTTTGTACCTTGAGGGATGAGTTGCTTAGATGTAATCGGGTGATGAATATTGAAGTGTACAATTCTATTATCACCGTGTTCGATCTTATTATATGCATATAATTAAGTAATAGGATTAAATTGAAAATTGTCGTagttcaaactcatgaaaaaaaaaaaaaaatctcagtgAAAGCAAGGTACTTTTGTTTGTGGTAAAAGGCATACAGAGTTCAATCTGTTTAACTGAAACAAAATCCTAATGATGTGATAGATTATTACCATTTCACAGAAATTCTCTAGGCCTTGCACCAATTTATATGGAGTCCCCAACTTTTAGGATGGAGTGAATCCTATTTAACTAAACCATCAAACTTTTTTAATGACAGTAGTATTCGGATCAACTTGCGTGCACCTTGActaatgtcacgccccaaaccatggtCTGGGCGAAACacaacactcggtgccttactacatatgaccgagcgaaccacatagcttgctaaatcatcatgaggcataacatgagcggaatataacgtgaatgcatgatgagcttttataaaacgtagtaagtcataatacttaataaaaatacttgtttaaacatgagtgcggaaataacatgaatgagccaaaaatggctatacgactccgaaagtctgacataacataactgacttgtctagtctatgaaacctctatcatgagtctgactggaaaacatacttactgggacagcataccttagatgcataactaatcataaaactaAAGTTGACCCCGAATGAGatgaggctcaccaataagctgatatgaatgttgtcctactgagcagatgtgtcgtcctgtatatcagtacctgcatcgtgaaatgcaagcccccgggcaataaaaggggatgtcagcacattgaatgtactggtatgtaaagcaactgaaagaaataacatgggacatggaataacatgataagaactgaaactgaaaacctggacatgagcatgagcatgagcatgggtacatatatatatatatatatatatatatatataacataagtaaaacataataaatagggagagcatttcatataccgacatgtgatatcaccacgtgggtacgtggagtctggtacctcgccggaccagcagagccctcataccttgccagggtataaggtggtaacgtgcctgatggatccattcagtgtaaaattaagatatcgtcctaactgggcggagcaatccttgtcctacggtggctacgtagtttcaggctatctgagccttctcggtaattcgtgcaactcccaaaaacatgaacataatataattggctaagaagcccatgattttcgtgaattaacttgcacttgtcttgtaatcatgatttcacgaaataacttgtaaacatggtttcatgaaataacttgtaaatatggtttcatgaaataacgtgtatttagtatgtatgtatcttgtatcatagcatgaaagtaattatataatacagttgcatgaaaacttgtagacgtgtaggatattcatgaaacaatcattcttagtcaaaaacatgcatgcaagaacccatggaatacaagatatgggttttcatggattacagactgattctcaataatcatatggagttattaagaacacaatgatagaatcatagcaattcatacataatataatcatggacatggacctagggttatcatgagcatagtatagaataaaAACCTAGTtttgtaaagaatcataatttatggattatgaggcgtggggaagaacaatgatgttcccacacgtagatagtaactctacataccttagtcgctcaaaaacttgaattaaagacttgagctttgaagaagatttccaaaatcttgaattcttgaaccttgagatgggttttcttgaaaaccctagtttaggaatgatgatttcttgtttagattataaggatatgtattagaattgacttggaataattagagtaggcttaccttggtgttcttgatgatggaagagggtaggaggtcgttctagggcttgaaggaatgaaaaataatgatgtgaactgatacggacgaatatatactgttatggaaaattaaaatttctgcccagttaaatactggccgtattttgaaatacggactgcactgcgtctcttcagtaaaatggtcattactctttgcacagatgtccgtttgacccccataatataccgttggaaaggtatttcaaaggtctacaactttcatcaaggaagttttcccaaattataaataagttttgaaataagggccgtattttgaaatacagtctgtatttaaccatttgacaaccaaatgccaaattccagaatgctcagaaatccttggtaccagtttacgacttgaattacggcccgtatactgaaatacggtcactgttcatgggcataaacccccatcttacaactgaacagggaaattccaatttccacattctttatctgattttctaagccTAGGATCATGGTCgaagcttacgttaaaggtacggggtgttacaactaATTTATCGGATTGTACTTCTTAAATGCAATTTAGATCGCGCTTTTGAAATGCAATTGTATTACAAATTATTGCTTTTTTACTTTGGGATAAAACTGGTAATCTACTAACAGATAAAGGTTCCTGAAAGAAGAATTTACCACCCAATTTGGAAATACGTAAAGAGAGAAAATAGAAAACTTAGCTAACTGAAGTAACTCCACAGGCTACAGCTATTCATAGCCGTCACATGTCACAACCCAAATCCGACACTTAGGCCGCGACAGGGCACCTGACGAACTTCTACCCGTGAGGCGAACTCTCTAAGCTAAGCATCTGAATAattaaaagaaaaggaagaatTATACccaaagtctcataatataaagaTAAGTGCAGAAGCGAAATTCAAATACCGACTTTTCCCATAAATCTCAAAATATGTCTAAATCACGAAACTACTAGTCTGAATACAAAGTACGAGACGCAGCTCGGAATACcactaagtcaactaaagaagaagagaccgccatgatctaatggtggctcacctcaACTGATACTTACATTTTTCTGCATTTTTCCTCTGAAAGTTCCAGTTTTTGGCCATTGGGAGGGCTATAAATGGAGTATGGTTTATCTCTCACGCTGGTACAAGATAACTaatcttatttttaaaattacaATCCCAAATTTTA carries:
- the LOC132638097 gene encoding protein LURP-one-related 11-like; its protein translation is MSMAKVYPTKSNLSTISSSSSSSINSSNCYVSPSREIFTLWMKSLVYHGNGCTVYDSKGQIIYRIDNYNIKRSKEVHLMDSNGRVLFSIRNRKVPVFGHWDGYKWSYDGVTSKELPWFQVRKIHKVRRGDNTSYYNVILGCNSEASSYNIILGTTSIKIVNQTGRLVAEVKQKQASSGVLFGNDVLTLVVEPHVDHSLVMALVTVCGLIHHRI